Genomic segment of Pseudothermotoga sp.:
CACCGAACAAAGCCAGAACGATCGCGCGCTTTTTTGGAACGCCACAGGTGAGGCTCGTTGAGAATTTAGTCGTGTGGGAAACGACCACGGGAGATCGCCTGATCGCCATCACCGCATCCTTGGGTCACGTGTTCGATTTGGTGGAAGATGAAGGTCTCTACGGAGTTTTAGAACTGGATGATCTTTATCTTCCTGTATATTCAAGTATCAAGGTCTGTGAGGAGTGCGGTGAACAGACAACCAATCGAGTTTGTTCGAAGAAACACGCTCAGATCTCGGACAAATTGGACTTCGTTCGAGCGCTCAGGAAACTTTCAATTCAATTCGATGAAGTTTTGATCGCGACGGACCCAGACGCTGAAGGTGAAAAGATCGCTTACGATCTAACGTTAGCTTTGAAACCTTTCAACGCCAACGTCAAACGTTCGGAGTTCCACGAAGTCACGAAGATAGCATTCAAAAAGGCGATCGATTCACCAAGGATGCTCAACGATAATCTCGTCAAAGCCCAGATAGCACGCAGGGTACTCGACAGGTGGGTGGGTTTCTCCCTCTCCAGCGAGCTTTGGAGAGTTTTTCGAAGGTACGATCTTTCAGCTGGTAGGGTCCAAACACCTGTTCTGGGATGGATCATAGAAAGAACAGAAAATTTCAAACAGAAAAAAGCTCTGTTGCGCTTGCTCGCCAAGGACGAAAAAGGGAACAGTCTGTGGCTCGATTTGCAGATCGATGATCCATCTTCCGCCAGAAAAATGGCCGATCGAATTCTGAAAAGAAAGCTGAAAGTGAAGGAACGTTTCGAAGAAATCCTCCAACCGCCTTCGCCCCACAACACCGCCACCGTTCTGAGTGAGCTCGGAACGAAGTTCAACACTTCCGATTTGATGGAAACTCTCCAACAGCTCTTCGAACAGGGTTTGATCACTTACCATCGCACTGACAGCTTCACAGTTTCCGAAACGGGTGTGAAACTCGCAGAACAGATCATCTTGGAAAAGTTCAGCAGAGACCTTTTCCATCCCAGGCGATATCCCTCAACTGGCGCCCATGAATGTATCAGGATCGTCAAGAACCTGACGCCCAAAGAGCTGAAACTATGGATAGAGCTCGGAAAGGTGGATTTCTCACGTCCAAACCTCGCGATGACTTTGTATTCTACCATTTATGAAAGGTTCATCGCCTCCCAGATGAAACCTGTTAAGGTGCTGAAGAAAAAGCTGCAACTTGAACTCGACTCCAACCATTACGAGTGGGTGATCATCGATAGCGTGATCGAACACGGCTTCGATCTGGTCTTACCTATCAAAACACAGCGTGTGGGGGACGAACCTTTCATAGCTTTCTTCAAAATCGATCTGATGCCCAAAGTTTTCCCCTTCACACAGGGTAGTCTCATCGAGCAGATGCGACAGAGAGGTCTCGGCAGACCATCCACTTACGCCAAGATCGTTCAGAACTTGCTCGAGCGCGGTTACGTTGTCCAAAAAGGTGGGTATCTGTTCGCCACGGAACTTGGAAGAAAGGTCTTTGAGTGGTTGAGCGAGCACTATCTGTATTTCGTCAGTGAATCGCTAACGCGAGAGCTTGAGGAAAAATCGGATGAAATAGAGCGTGGATCGTTGAACCATTTGGATTTACTGAAGTCTTTGAGAAAAAACCTTCCGTTCACCAGTTGACGTCTCGGTGCTACAATATACTCCACATAACTTTGCACCTAGAGGTGGTAACACATGTGGTACGTGCTTTCGTCCATCTTTTTAGGCTGGACATTGGGCGCGAACAACACGGCCTCGATCTTTGGACCAGGCATCGTGGCTGGCACCTTCCACCACAGAAAGATCCTGCTGGTTGGCTCGATCTTCGTCGTGCTCGGTGCTTTGCTCAACGGTCAGGAAGGTTTGAAGAACGTTTCCTCGCTCGCCTCCGCACACCCTCACGATGGTATGCTGGTTTTGATCTGCGCGGCACTCACGATGCTTACACTCACAAAACTCGGCTTTCCGGCATCCGCCACGCAGACGGTCTTCGGTGGCATGGTCGGTGTCGGTTTGGTGAGGATGGGTGTAGCGAGCATGAGATGGTCAACGATAGCCAAATTCTTGACCTTCTGGCTCATCACACCACTCTTCGCCGTCATGGTCGCCTTCTTCGCTTTCCACATCCTCGCCTTTTTCTTCAGAAAGATCAGAAAGACCCAGTTTCAGGATGCTTTCATCTACATTTCATCTTGGCTCACAGCACTCTACGATGCTTACGCACTCGGTGCGAACAACGTGGCGAACGTCACAGGACCTGTGCTGAATCAACTTCCTTCGATACGTTTCGCCACACTGCTTGGAGGTTTCGCCATCGCTCTTGGAGTTGTGACGAGTAGCAAGAAGGTCATAGACACCGTAGGAAAGCAGATCGTTCTTTTGGACCACTTCTCTTCGCTCGTCGCCATGTTGGCTCAAGCAATCAGCCTTTGGACTTTCAGTTTGATCGGTGTTCCCGTCGCGGCATCGCAAGCGATAGTCGGTGGGATCATCGGTGTTGGTTTGGCTCGAGGCGTGAAGCTTTCCAGTAAAAAGACCGTGCTCGAAATGGTGGGAGCTTGGCTCCTATCACCGCTCGTTTCCGCCGTGTTCACAGCGCTCATTTGTAGGTTGGTTTTG
This window contains:
- the rgy gene encoding reverse gyrase, translated to MALALFEALCPNCGGRIDTDRLEKGLACERCLPHPAEGHLCELLEQKLQYTQVCELLDREKKFIKFFTEKMNNPPWSLQKLWAKRIFQGQSFAIVAPTGVGKTTFGATMACFLEGKSYIIVPTRTLLDQVKRQCKSFSEKRIVAYSGKKGEKDSIKRGDFDILITTNAFLSHNFELLQDKVFDFIFIDDTDSFLKSGKNIDKVFLLLGFTHQQLESIMKGQIQEPFKPKGVLVVSSATLKPKTNRAILFRKALGFEVSPVRVSLRNVLDCFQIVKDEEEALQQLPNWIERFGKGGLVYVSLEFGRRGVKSIVDGLRECGLKVVSYEDFNAEEFRKGGFDVAVGISVSNNSLVRGIDLPDVIRYAIFLDVPHISFPLKLDSPSVQRSLLLALREFVEDERVDKYLTILHSQRKPSTAFSQEISSFLRKYLADPSIFERLKSSETLLLEDREGESFIRLADPATYLQASGRTSRMFAGGVSRGISLVVCWNERLLNNLKKRLRLFFEDLDFVDAKEVDWQRELKRVDEDRLTVKKLSAEGSHSQPNVRSTLIVVESPNKARTIARFFGTPQVRLVENLVVWETTTGDRLIAITASLGHVFDLVEDEGLYGVLELDDLYLPVYSSIKVCEECGEQTTNRVCSKKHAQISDKLDFVRALRKLSIQFDEVLIATDPDAEGEKIAYDLTLALKPFNANVKRSEFHEVTKIAFKKAIDSPRMLNDNLVKAQIARRVLDRWVGFSLSSELWRVFRRYDLSAGRVQTPVLGWIIERTENFKQKKALLRLLAKDEKGNSLWLDLQIDDPSSARKMADRILKRKLKVKERFEEILQPPSPHNTATVLSELGTKFNTSDLMETLQQLFEQGLITYHRTDSFTVSETGVKLAEQIILEKFSRDLFHPRRYPSTGAHECIRIVKNLTPKELKLWIELGKVDFSRPNLAMTLYSTIYERFIASQMKPVKVLKKKLQLELDSNHYEWVIIDSVIEHGFDLVLPIKTQRVGDEPFIAFFKIDLMPKVFPFTQGSLIEQMRQRGLGRPSTYAKIVQNLLERGYVVQKGGYLFATELGRKVFEWLSEHYLYFVSESLTRELEEKSDEIERGSLNHLDLLKSLRKNLPFTS
- a CDS encoding anion permease, which gives rise to MWYVLSSIFLGWTLGANNTASIFGPGIVAGTFHHRKILLVGSIFVVLGALLNGQEGLKNVSSLASAHPHDGMLVLICAALTMLTLTKLGFPASATQTVFGGMVGVGLVRMGVASMRWSTIAKFLTFWLITPLFAVMVAFFAFHILAFFFRKIRKTQFQDAFIYISSWLTALYDAYALGANNVANVTGPVLNQLPSIRFATLLGGFAIALGVVTSSKKVIDTVGKQIVLLDHFSSLVAMLAQAISLWTFSLIGVPVAASQAIVGGIIGVGLARGVKLSSKKTVLEMVGAWLLSPLVSAVFTALICRLVLV